The Achromobacter deleyi genome has a window encoding:
- a CDS encoding LysR family transcriptional regulator: MTPFRGKLRIRHLEIVLTVAELGNLSKAAAQLHSTQSGLSRAIAEIEELVGARLFERTAKGTTCTPLGEAMCRHARLLLTGFRKAEIDLAALSRGEEGSLAVGCFSMFAAWPVAEAARAYRQACPRITLTIEIGTHERLIEDLDAGALDVLISRFSSTVNPQIYRSTTLLEDPVVLACATHHPLAGVPGTTLADYVAYPWITALPGSRIRGELEVSLREAGMAIPDMIGALSLEFGREMLLDGQYLWMLPGSVAAIRQARGELAVLPARPALRKSPLAAIWRRDRPSTRQARAFAAQLERTIQADSIALAA; the protein is encoded by the coding sequence ATGACTCCGTTCCGAGGCAAGCTCCGCATCCGGCACCTGGAAATCGTGCTGACCGTCGCCGAATTGGGCAACCTGTCCAAGGCGGCCGCGCAGCTGCACAGCACGCAATCGGGCTTGTCCCGCGCCATCGCCGAGATCGAGGAACTGGTGGGCGCGCGGCTGTTCGAACGCACGGCCAAGGGCACCACCTGCACCCCGCTGGGCGAGGCCATGTGCCGCCATGCCCGTCTGCTGCTCACCGGCTTTCGCAAGGCCGAGATCGACCTGGCCGCCCTGTCGCGCGGCGAAGAAGGCAGCCTGGCGGTGGGCTGCTTTTCGATGTTCGCCGCCTGGCCGGTGGCCGAGGCCGCGCGCGCCTACCGCCAGGCCTGCCCCCGCATCACGCTGACCATCGAGATCGGCACGCATGAGCGGCTGATCGAAGACCTGGACGCAGGCGCCCTGGACGTGCTGATCAGCCGCTTCTCGTCCACCGTCAATCCGCAGATCTACCGCTCGACCACCCTGCTGGAAGATCCCGTGGTGCTGGCCTGCGCCACCCATCATCCGCTGGCCGGGGTGCCCGGCACCACGCTGGCCGATTACGTCGCCTACCCCTGGATCACCGCCCTGCCTGGCAGCCGCATCCGCGGCGAACTGGAAGTGTCCCTGCGGGAGGCCGGTATGGCGATTCCGGATATGATCGGCGCCCTGTCGCTGGAATTCGGCCGCGAGATGCTGCTGGATGGACAATATCTGTGGATGCTGCCCGGCAGTGTCGCGGCCATCCGGCAGGCGCGCGGTGAACTTGCGGTCCTGCCTGCGCGGCCGGCCTTGCGCAAATCGCCGCTTGCGGCCATCTGGCGCCGCGACCGCCCCAGCACGCGGCAGGCGCGCGCCTTCGCGGCGCAGCTTGAACGGACCATCCAGGCGGACAGCATCGCGCTGGCGGCCTAG
- a CDS encoding sel1 repeat family protein: MTPKRLFIWTAFFALFVVLVALFWRQLFDQTPRSLRDLGSYPVGDNVHVYGESPRQDGMAERALLADAQRGNPAAQFMQALILEPVNMKEALRWYEAAAAQGDEASIARLRELRQTQPAAR; this comes from the coding sequence ATGACTCCCAAACGACTCTTTATCTGGACGGCTTTCTTCGCGTTGTTCGTGGTGCTGGTGGCGCTGTTCTGGCGCCAGCTCTTTGATCAAACCCCGCGTTCGCTGCGCGACCTGGGCAGCTATCCCGTGGGCGACAACGTCCATGTCTATGGCGAGTCGCCGCGCCAGGACGGCATGGCCGAGCGCGCGCTGCTGGCCGACGCGCAGCGCGGCAATCCGGCGGCCCAGTTCATGCAGGCCCTGATCCTGGAGCCGGTGAACATGAAGGAAGCGCTGCGCTGGTACGAAGCCGCCGCGGCGCAAGGCGACGAGGCGTCGATCGCACGCTTGCGGGAACTGCGCCAGACGCAGCCAGCCGCCCGCTAG
- a CDS encoding MATE family efflux transporter: MNAPAQHARFVSGPLGGHVIEMILTGWASMLAVFAVEFLSLLYLGTLKDEAVLGAVGFGSMTQFTITSICIGVTVGGAALVSRALGADDAPRARTLAGASLILMAASGLAAGALFLAAIGPFTAAIGLAEDVRGHLLSYVLITTPFAVVMGVGMMLSNLLRAAGHGRQSMWVLLAGTATVAVLDPVVIFVLDGGMEGIAWAGGVGRVATVALGAWLVFRKYRLVALPAKGALREHLAAIGKIALPAALTTLATPASVIFTVSTYASFGPSVMAGATVVDRLLQLAFSLFFVLPGAIGPILGQNLGAGQWGRVKQTVSLTARWALLYGFSAAVVLAVLAPWMPDLFQVTGPGRDLIIFFCRYGSFAWALNSLFFVSIAVFNNLGYATYSTAIGWLRATLGTLPFVWLGAHYGGPEGVLLGQTTGFALFSLIAMVLCRRVLRAPPVGYAAGPRATPAA, translated from the coding sequence TTGAACGCTCCCGCGCAACATGCCCGCTTCGTGTCCGGCCCGCTGGGCGGCCACGTCATCGAGATGATCCTGACCGGCTGGGCCAGCATGCTGGCCGTGTTCGCGGTGGAGTTCCTGTCGCTGCTGTACCTGGGCACGCTCAAGGACGAGGCGGTGCTGGGCGCCGTGGGCTTCGGATCCATGACGCAATTCACCATTACGTCGATATGCATCGGCGTGACGGTAGGCGGGGCGGCCCTGGTGTCGCGCGCGCTGGGGGCGGACGACGCGCCGCGCGCCCGGACGCTGGCCGGAGCGTCGCTGATCCTGATGGCCGCATCCGGGCTGGCCGCGGGCGCATTGTTCCTCGCCGCCATTGGCCCGTTCACCGCGGCGATCGGGCTGGCGGAAGATGTGCGCGGGCATCTGCTGTCCTATGTGCTCATCACCACGCCGTTCGCGGTCGTGATGGGCGTGGGCATGATGCTGTCCAACCTGCTGCGCGCGGCGGGGCACGGCCGCCAGTCCATGTGGGTGCTGCTGGCGGGCACCGCGACCGTCGCCGTGCTGGACCCAGTGGTCATCTTTGTGCTGGACGGAGGAATGGAAGGCATTGCCTGGGCCGGCGGGGTGGGGCGGGTGGCCACGGTGGCGCTGGGCGCCTGGCTGGTGTTCCGCAAGTACCGCCTGGTGGCCTTGCCGGCCAAGGGGGCGTTGCGCGAACATCTGGCCGCGATCGGGAAGATCGCCTTGCCCGCGGCGCTGACCACCTTGGCCACGCCCGCATCGGTCATCTTCACCGTGTCCACCTATGCCAGCTTCGGGCCCAGCGTGATGGCGGGGGCCACCGTGGTGGACCGCCTGCTGCAACTGGCTTTCTCGCTGTTCTTCGTGCTGCCGGGCGCGATCGGGCCCATTCTTGGGCAGAACCTGGGCGCGGGCCAATGGGGCCGCGTGAAACAGACGGTAAGCCTGACCGCGCGCTGGGCGCTGCTGTATGGCTTTTCGGCGGCCGTCGTGCTGGCGGTGCTGGCGCCGTGGATGCCCGATCTCTTCCAGGTGACCGGGCCGGGCCGCGATCTGATCATCTTCTTCTGCCGCTATGGCAGCTTCGCCTGGGCGCTCAACAGCCTGTTCTTCGTATCCATCGCCGTCTTCAACAACCTGGGATACGCCACGTATTCCACCGCCATCGGCTGGCTGCGCGCCACCCTGGGCACCTTGCCCTTTGTCTGGCTGGGCGCGCACTACGGCGGGCCGGAAGGCGTGCTGCTGGGACAGACCACCGGCTTCGCGCTGTTCAGCCTGATCGCGATGGTCCTGTGCCGGCGCGTGCTGCGCGCGCCGCCCGTCGGATACGCCGCTGGCCCGCGCGCGACGCCAGCCGCCTAG
- a CDS encoding lytic murein transglycosylase encodes MRQSSIRPRIDSFSRVLVAAALAAAAASAAQAQGPASATGSRTQSSTPVQPPPVLTPKRSFDDAPAAVPAPAAAAAPAAVPAAAPAAAPATAPATAPAPAAAPTVIIPTELDTKACIDKLRKGATANGLTVADWDKYTANAKLLPTTVASAKGQPEGRESWWDYIAKTVDDERVNDGRAVLAKYGPQLASISQQYQVDPATLVAIFGIETNYGRQVGKTDVLDAWLTRACTENKQLWEKNAYASVRLLRDGTVPADKFVGSWSGAFGMTQFIPTSFYELAADGDGDGRIDLYNSLPDALASTANHLRKRRAKWTHGLPAVVEVRVPAELAAAIPPEPDAEYVGSQDRRTIAQWAQAGLKQGDGSVLKLPSGNEEQAYLFAPTGARGPVFLATVNFDAILHYNQSRRYGLAVALLLNRLQGGPGIVAAWPTDDPGLSRAQIKELQQQLYGRGYDIGEADGIPGAKTRDAVRAEQERRNLPQDGRVGKRILDALKADQPDAMRAYPSK; translated from the coding sequence ATGCGCCAGAGTTCCATTCGCCCTCGAATCGACAGCTTCTCCCGCGTGCTCGTGGCCGCTGCGCTGGCCGCTGCCGCCGCGAGCGCCGCGCAGGCGCAGGGGCCGGCGTCCGCGACCGGTTCGCGTACGCAGTCGTCCACGCCGGTCCAGCCGCCGCCCGTCCTCACGCCCAAGCGCAGTTTCGACGACGCGCCGGCTGCCGTGCCCGCGCCGGCTGCCGCCGCCGCGCCTGCCGCCGTACCTGCGGCCGCGCCCGCGGCCGCACCCGCGACTGCACCCGCGACTGCACCCGCACCCGCCGCTGCGCCCACGGTCATCATCCCGACCGAGCTGGACACCAAGGCCTGCATCGACAAGCTGCGCAAGGGCGCCACCGCCAACGGCCTGACCGTGGCGGATTGGGACAAGTACACGGCCAACGCCAAGCTGCTGCCCACGACCGTGGCGTCCGCCAAAGGCCAGCCCGAGGGGCGCGAAAGCTGGTGGGACTACATCGCCAAGACGGTGGACGACGAACGCGTCAATGACGGTCGTGCGGTGCTGGCCAAGTACGGCCCGCAACTGGCCAGCATCAGCCAGCAGTACCAGGTGGATCCCGCCACGCTGGTCGCGATCTTCGGCATCGAGACCAACTACGGCCGCCAGGTCGGCAAGACCGACGTGCTTGACGCCTGGTTGACCCGCGCCTGCACCGAAAACAAGCAGCTCTGGGAAAAGAACGCCTACGCGTCCGTGCGCCTGCTGCGCGATGGCACGGTGCCGGCCGACAAGTTCGTCGGTTCCTGGAGCGGCGCCTTCGGCATGACGCAGTTCATCCCGACCTCGTTCTATGAACTGGCCGCGGACGGCGACGGCGACGGCCGCATCGATCTCTACAACTCGCTGCCCGATGCGCTGGCCTCCACGGCCAATCACCTGCGCAAGCGCCGCGCCAAGTGGACGCACGGCTTGCCGGCCGTGGTGGAAGTACGCGTGCCGGCCGAACTGGCCGCCGCGATTCCGCCCGAACCCGACGCCGAGTACGTGGGCTCGCAAGACCGCCGCACGATTGCCCAATGGGCGCAGGCCGGCCTGAAGCAGGGCGACGGTTCGGTGCTGAAGCTGCCCTCGGGCAATGAAGAGCAGGCGTATCTGTTCGCGCCGACCGGCGCGCGCGGCCCGGTATTCCTGGCCACCGTGAATTTCGACGCCATCCTGCACTACAACCAGTCGCGCCGCTATGGCCTGGCCGTGGCGTTGCTGCTGAACCGCCTGCAGGGCGGTCCAGGCATCGTCGCCGCCTGGCCCACCGATGATCCCGGGCTGTCGCGCGCGCAGATCAAGGAACTGCAGCAGCAGCTCTACGGCCGCGGCTACGACATAGGCGAAGCGGACGGCATTCCCGGCGCCAAGACGCGCGACGCGGTGCGCGCCGAACAGGAACGGCGCAACCTGCCGCAGGATGGCCGCGTCGGCAAGCGCATCCTGGACGCGCTGAAGGCCGACCAGCCCGACGCCATGCGGGCGTATCCCTCCAAATGA
- a CDS encoding class I SAM-dependent methyltransferase, whose product MSRPQIAGTAGYGENAAALADQYESIAFADVHRDVAHLIPSAPARIADIGAGSGRDAAALARMGHAVVAAEPTPELRREGQRRHALPNLEWVDDALPALAGLRGQGRVFDVLMLTAVWMHLDAAERAAGMANLAALLAPQGQILMSLRHGPVPDGRRMFDVSAEETIALAAGHGLSSHHLSTREDMLDRADVRWSFLGLRRI is encoded by the coding sequence ATGAGCCGGCCGCAAATCGCCGGCACGGCGGGCTACGGCGAGAACGCCGCGGCGCTGGCGGACCAATACGAGAGCATCGCGTTCGCCGACGTGCACCGCGATGTCGCGCACCTGATCCCGTCCGCGCCGGCGCGCATCGCCGACATCGGCGCGGGTTCGGGCCGGGACGCCGCGGCGCTGGCCCGCATGGGGCATGCGGTCGTGGCCGCCGAGCCCACGCCAGAGCTGCGCCGGGAAGGGCAGCGCCGCCATGCGCTGCCCAATCTGGAATGGGTGGACGACGCCTTGCCCGCCCTGGCCGGTTTGCGCGGGCAAGGCCGTGTATTCGACGTGCTCATGCTCACCGCGGTCTGGATGCATCTGGATGCCGCCGAGCGCGCGGCGGGCATGGCCAACCTTGCGGCGCTGCTGGCGCCGCAAGGGCAGATCCTGATGTCGCTGCGCCACGGGCCGGTGCCCGACGGTCGGCGCATGTTCGACGTGTCGGCCGAAGAGACCATCGCGCTGGCCGCCGGACACGGCTTGTCCAGCCATCATTTGTCCACGCGCGAAGACATGCTGGACCGCGCCGACGTGCGCTGGAGCTTCCTGGGATTGCGGCGCATCTGA
- a CDS encoding GNAT family N-acetyltransferase, which produces MPSAVFPEDFLTQRLRARRMSQAHLPFITEMHANADLMASMGGTRDAAASRRYMAQNLAHWTEYGYGMYVLDDRDTGLPAGRAGLKVSTSGGRTGIELAYALHPDCWGKGFAPEISRVLIALGFRLLPVDMLGAVALVSNTASRRVLEKTGLRYVGMTSDTPEPKVRYEIRRAEWRKREGA; this is translated from the coding sequence ATGCCGTCCGCCGTGTTTCCCGAAGATTTTCTTACCCAGCGCCTGCGCGCCCGGCGCATGTCGCAAGCGCATCTGCCTTTCATCACCGAGATGCACGCCAACGCCGACCTGATGGCATCCATGGGCGGAACGCGCGACGCGGCGGCCAGCCGGCGCTACATGGCCCAGAACCTCGCCCACTGGACCGAATACGGCTACGGCATGTATGTGCTGGACGACCGCGACACCGGCCTGCCAGCCGGGCGCGCCGGCCTGAAGGTCTCCACGTCCGGCGGGCGCACCGGCATCGAACTGGCCTATGCCCTGCATCCCGATTGCTGGGGCAAGGGCTTTGCTCCGGAGATTTCCCGCGTGCTGATTGCGCTGGGGTTCAGGCTGCTGCCGGTGGACATGCTGGGAGCGGTGGCATTGGTTTCCAACACGGCATCGCGCCGCGTCCTGGAAAAGACCGGCCTGCGCTATGTAGGCATGACCAGCGATACGCCCGAGCCCAAGGTGCGCTACGAGATACGGCGCGCGGAATGGCGCAAGCGGGAAGGCGCCTGA
- a CDS encoding oxidoreductase-like domain-containing protein yields the protein MSTKTIPDDDPQPVPPERPAPEECCNSGCIPCVYDLYDEAMDRYREALKAWRARHEAPKA from the coding sequence ATGAGCACCAAGACGATTCCCGACGACGATCCGCAGCCCGTTCCGCCCGAGCGTCCAGCGCCCGAGGAATGCTGCAACAGCGGTTGCATTCCCTGCGTCTATGACCTCTATGACGAGGCCATGGACCGCTATCGCGAGGCGCTGAAAGCCTGGCGCGCCAGGCACGAGGCGCCGAAGGCCTGA
- a CDS encoding acetyltransferase: MNIRERNHGDDLALVDIWLRSVRATHTFLTEKEIQAMYPQVLNTYLPSVRVWVCEDDAGEVAGFMGLTGNKVEMLFVDANKRGKGAGRRLLNFARSLHGTLLVDVNEQNPQAHGFYKHYGFEDVGRSAYDDAGRPFPIIHMKLAG; encoded by the coding sequence ATGAACATCCGAGAACGCAACCACGGCGACGATCTGGCCCTGGTGGACATCTGGCTCCGTTCGGTACGCGCCACCCATACTTTCCTGACCGAAAAGGAAATCCAGGCCATGTACCCGCAGGTGCTCAACACCTACCTGCCTTCGGTACGGGTCTGGGTCTGTGAGGACGATGCCGGCGAGGTCGCCGGCTTCATGGGCCTGACCGGCAACAAGGTCGAAATGCTGTTCGTGGATGCCAACAAGCGCGGCAAGGGCGCCGGCCGGCGCCTCCTGAATTTCGCGCGCTCCCTGCACGGCACGCTGCTGGTCGACGTGAACGAGCAGAACCCTCAGGCCCATGGCTTCTACAAGCATTACGGGTTCGAGGACGTGGGCCGTTCGGCCTACGACGACGCGGGCCGGCCCTTTCCCATCATCCACATGAAACTGGCGGGCTGA
- a CDS encoding peptidase M14: MSLLERTFDRTLDAWTHAYMAPAWRGAVVEGWLFEGVEARRAAQARLEQAGVKARFRSAYKPLLHYFLEEVEREGLVSAIVRYPLHEHAQAKRFTLEAYPLVALLDGVRVTMQPGAADLHYDVSLTYADGRQIETRVYAPNQVGHALDGTPELSPTGWLRVQDAKGAVQIDAAQATEYQLLFRSIMDTVRNHAWGAHEPYFDRLEIRVDLPGIDFALPVDEEIVSTFEALHEDIYFSLLEHFQQHSGRPSGDRGLQPGQIIPDIRRHDGAARVQISLEPFAALAPVSPVAPDAPLAQLREPLSAGQIAGCMAAFGGDTFQAISRQGRPVLGTYVRGPGPAVFISGAQHANETSGVVGALRAAQTLAARGDAHFALIAAENPDGYALFNRLREHHPRHMLHASRYSALGDDIAYRERAPFFEREGRHQAHAISGAQLHINLHGYPAHEWTRPLSGYLPRHFELWTIPKGFFLVLRHHPGWSERARRLIEGVTARLARNVPGLVEFNARQLELFHAHALESGFDVLNGIPVQVTETDREELPLALISEFPDETVYGDRFVFAHTVQMETVLAATELYRSGL; the protein is encoded by the coding sequence ATGTCGTTGCTGGAAAGAACTTTCGATCGCACGCTGGATGCCTGGACGCACGCCTACATGGCGCCGGCCTGGCGCGGCGCGGTCGTGGAAGGCTGGCTGTTCGAAGGCGTGGAGGCCCGCCGCGCGGCGCAGGCCCGCCTGGAACAGGCCGGCGTCAAGGCGCGCTTTCGCAGCGCCTACAAGCCGCTCCTGCACTACTTCCTGGAAGAGGTGGAACGCGAAGGGCTGGTCTCGGCCATCGTGCGCTACCCGCTGCACGAACACGCCCAGGCCAAGCGCTTCACGCTGGAAGCGTATCCGCTCGTCGCCCTGCTGGACGGCGTGCGCGTGACGATGCAGCCCGGCGCGGCCGATCTGCACTATGACGTCAGCCTCACCTACGCCGACGGCCGCCAGATCGAAACGCGCGTCTACGCGCCCAACCAGGTCGGGCATGCGCTGGACGGCACGCCCGAACTGTCGCCCACGGGCTGGCTGCGAGTGCAGGACGCCAAGGGTGCGGTACAGATCGACGCCGCGCAGGCAACCGAGTATCAGCTGCTGTTTCGCAGCATCATGGACACCGTGCGCAACCACGCGTGGGGCGCGCACGAACCCTATTTCGATCGCCTGGAAATCCGCGTGGACCTGCCGGGAATCGACTTCGCCCTGCCGGTGGACGAAGAGATCGTCAGCACCTTCGAGGCGCTGCACGAAGATATCTATTTCTCGCTGCTGGAACACTTCCAGCAGCACTCCGGCCGCCCGTCCGGCGACCGCGGCCTGCAGCCTGGCCAGATCATTCCCGATATCCGCCGCCACGACGGCGCGGCGCGCGTGCAGATCTCGCTGGAGCCTTTTGCCGCGCTGGCGCCTGTCTCGCCGGTCGCGCCCGACGCTCCGCTGGCACAGTTGCGCGAACCGCTGTCGGCCGGGCAGATCGCCGGATGCATGGCGGCCTTCGGTGGCGACACCTTCCAGGCCATTTCCCGCCAAGGCCGTCCGGTGCTAGGCACCTATGTGCGCGGCCCCGGCCCCGCCGTCTTCATTTCCGGCGCGCAGCACGCCAATGAAACCTCGGGCGTCGTGGGCGCGCTGCGTGCAGCGCAGACGCTGGCCGCGCGCGGCGATGCGCACTTCGCCCTGATCGCCGCCGAGAACCCCGACGGCTACGCGCTCTTTAACCGCTTGCGCGAACATCACCCGCGCCACATGTTGCACGCGTCGCGCTACAGCGCGCTGGGCGATGACATCGCCTACCGCGAACGCGCGCCGTTCTTCGAACGCGAAGGCCGGCACCAGGCGCACGCCATCAGCGGCGCGCAACTGCACATCAACCTGCACGGCTATCCGGCGCACGAATGGACGCGTCCGCTGTCGGGCTACTTGCCGCGCCACTTTGAACTCTGGACGATTCCCAAGGGCTTCTTTCTGGTGCTGCGCCATCACCCCGGCTGGAGCGAACGCGCGCGGCGCCTGATCGAAGGCGTCACCGCCCGGCTGGCCCGCAACGTCCCCGGCCTGGTGGAATTCAACGCCCGCCAGCTGGAACTATTCCATGCGCACGCGCTCGAATCTGGCTTCGACGTGCTCAACGGGATTCCGGTGCAGGTCACGGAAACCGACCGGGAAGAATTGCCTCTGGCCTTGATCTCCGAGTTTCCGGATGAAACCGTCTACGGCGACCGATTCGTTTTCGCGCATACTGTGCAGATGGAAACGGTCCTGGCGGCGACGGAACTCTATCGCTCCGGACTCTAG